In the genome of Paenibacillus pabuli, one region contains:
- a CDS encoding rhamnulokinase, translated as MSVLAYDLGAGSGRALLGHLNDRGMETMEVHRFKNEPVKAGERLHWDILRLHYELLEGLNLVKQKGEQPESLGIDSWGVDFGLLGSHGELLGNPYHYRDVQFNGMMERVRRELTSKRIFERTGIQFLSFNTLYQLATLKRNGSPLLNEADRFLMIPDLLRYFLTGEAVNEFTNATTTQLYNPTTGHWDGELLAHIGISETLFGEAVMPGTRVGQLRSSICSDLGLSAIPVIAVAEHDTGSAVVAVPATDRSFAYLSCGTWSLMGTEIDQPAISSESLALNFTNEGGAGGTFRLLKNIMGLWILQECMREWERKGQGISYAELLSRAELAPPFASLFDPDDDRFMPAGDMTSRIQQYCRNTGQAEPQDQGAIARSILESLALKYRRVLEWTEQLSRQSFNGLHMVGGGIQNRLLCQWTANSIGKPVWAGPAEGSAIGNMAVQWMASGAFKDIWEARKVIRDSFPVTDYEPKDKTIWEEAYGRFLRLIVSSESQAGSEV; from the coding sequence GTGAGTGTGCTGGCGTATGATTTGGGTGCTGGAAGCGGGAGAGCACTGCTGGGTCATCTAAATGATCGGGGAATGGAAACGATGGAGGTCCACCGATTCAAGAATGAGCCGGTAAAAGCAGGAGAGCGGCTGCACTGGGACATATTGAGGCTGCATTATGAATTGCTGGAAGGGCTGAACCTTGTTAAACAAAAGGGAGAGCAGCCTGAAAGTTTGGGGATTGATTCCTGGGGCGTTGATTTTGGACTGCTGGGAAGTCATGGTGAATTGCTGGGCAATCCGTATCATTACCGTGATGTTCAGTTTAACGGCATGATGGAACGGGTGCGCCGGGAATTGACTTCTAAGCGAATTTTCGAACGCACAGGCATCCAGTTTCTTAGCTTTAACACATTGTACCAATTGGCAACGCTTAAGCGGAATGGCTCTCCATTGCTTAACGAAGCGGATCGTTTCCTCATGATCCCCGATCTGCTTCGTTACTTTCTCACCGGTGAAGCGGTGAATGAGTTTACCAACGCCACCACAACACAGCTGTATAATCCAACCACAGGGCATTGGGACGGTGAACTGCTTGCACATATCGGAATTTCGGAGACCTTGTTTGGCGAAGCTGTCATGCCAGGTACTCGAGTGGGACAGCTGCGCAGCAGCATTTGCAGTGATCTTGGATTATCAGCCATTCCGGTTATTGCGGTTGCGGAGCATGATACAGGTTCAGCGGTTGTAGCTGTTCCCGCGACAGATCGTTCATTTGCTTACCTGAGCTGTGGAACCTGGTCGCTTATGGGCACGGAGATAGATCAACCTGCTATCAGTTCCGAGAGTCTGGCGCTCAACTTTACAAATGAGGGCGGGGCAGGCGGTACGTTCCGATTGCTCAAGAACATCATGGGCCTGTGGATTTTACAGGAATGCATGCGTGAATGGGAACGGAAGGGACAGGGAATCAGCTATGCAGAGTTACTGAGCAGAGCGGAACTTGCTCCTCCATTTGCGAGTCTGTTTGATCCTGATGATGATCGGTTTATGCCAGCAGGGGATATGACTTCTCGTATACAACAATATTGCCGTAATACCGGGCAGGCTGAGCCGCAAGATCAGGGGGCTATTGCCCGCTCCATTCTGGAAAGCCTCGCACTGAAGTATCGGAGGGTGCTGGAATGGACAGAACAATTGTCCAGACAGTCTTTTAATGGATTGCATATGGTTGGTGGTGGCATTCAGAATCGCCTGTTGTGTCAGTGGACTGCCAATTCTATTGGCAAACCGGTATGGGCGGGGCCAGCAGAAGGCAGTGCGATCGGGAACATGGCTGTACAGTGGATGGCAAGTGGAGCTTTTAAAGATATATGGGAAGCCCGCAAGGTCATTCGTGATTCATTTCCAGTTACCGATTATGAGCCAAAAGACAAAACGATTTGGGAAGAAGCATACGGCAGATTTCTAAGATTAATCGTATCATCGGAATCACAAGCCGGGAGCGAGGTGTAA
- a CDS encoding DUF2500 domain-containing protein — MTSLSISSSLGWLSMDGFGIFDDMNDVPGFEGNQSGFFAGFNEFGAMSAFGSIFIGGVFLIIAGVIVYAIISGIRTWSSNNASALLTLHSTIVAKRTRVSGGSGDSSASTYYYITFELDNGERVELNVGGSDYGMLVENDRGMLTYQGTRFKHFERDVQPQSGVSNNSFYT, encoded by the coding sequence ATGACGTCATTGAGCATATCTTCATCACTGGGCTGGTTAAGTATGGATGGCTTTGGTATTTTTGATGACATGAATGATGTTCCGGGATTTGAGGGTAATCAGAGTGGTTTTTTTGCTGGATTCAATGAGTTTGGTGCAATGAGTGCGTTTGGATCCATTTTTATCGGTGGCGTTTTTCTCATCATTGCTGGTGTCATTGTTTATGCCATTATTTCAGGGATACGCACATGGTCTTCTAACAATGCATCAGCGCTGTTAACGTTGCATTCAACCATTGTGGCAAAGCGAACGAGAGTTAGTGGAGGATCAGGGGACAGCAGTGCTTCCACTTACTATTACATTACATTTGAGCTCGACAACGGTGAACGGGTAGAACTGAACGTTGGTGGGAGTGACTACGGTATGCTTGTGGAAAATGACCGAGGCATGCTGACGTATCAGGGGACAAGGTTTAAGCATTTTGAAAGAGATGTACAACCCCAGTCCGGTGTTAGCAATAACAGCTTTTATACGTAA
- a CDS encoding DeoR/GlpR family DNA-binding transcription regulator, whose product MLAAERYDRIVEMVNVKGSMRVSELSEHCRVTEETIRRDLDRLEQAGRLRRSHGGAVSVKEEQPEIPYRVRETTHVEEKKRIAQSALSMIRPGDRILLDASTTAGYMAANMPDNMPLTVLTNSIQVATELSSRDKIEVISTGGQLAQRSLSFVGPLAERSLETYHVDKLFLSCKGVHLEGGGISESNELQARLKQKMVGISDQVILLADRSKFGVRAFARVTGLNAVHEVITNQPLDDDLIERLNSYDIKITRV is encoded by the coding sequence ATGCTGGCAGCAGAGCGCTATGACCGGATTGTAGAGATGGTTAATGTTAAAGGCAGCATGCGTGTATCCGAGCTTAGTGAGCACTGTCGGGTAACAGAAGAGACCATTCGGCGTGATCTGGACCGGCTGGAGCAAGCAGGGCGACTGCGTCGTTCCCATGGCGGCGCGGTCAGCGTGAAGGAAGAGCAGCCAGAGATCCCCTACCGGGTAAGGGAAACAACTCATGTGGAGGAAAAGAAAAGAATTGCCCAGTCGGCTCTATCTATGATTCGTCCGGGTGATCGAATTCTACTGGATGCCAGCACGACAGCAGGGTACATGGCTGCCAATATGCCGGATAATATGCCGTTGACTGTATTGACCAATTCCATACAGGTAGCCACGGAACTGAGCAGCAGGGACAAGATTGAAGTCATCTCGACTGGAGGCCAATTGGCCCAACGGTCGCTGTCTTTTGTTGGACCGCTCGCCGAACGTTCTCTGGAGACATATCATGTCGATAAATTGTTCCTCTCTTGTAAAGGGGTGCATCTGGAAGGCGGCGGAATCAGTGAATCCAATGAGCTTCAGGCCCGGTTGAAGCAAAAAATGGTCGGCATATCCGACCAAGTCATTTTGCTTGCAGATCGAAGCAAGTTCGGGGTTCGTGCATTTGCCAGGGTAACCGGGTTAAATGCGGTTCATGAGGTAATTACGAATCAGCCGCTTGATGATGATTTGATAGAACGTCTGAACAGCTATGATATCAAAATCACAAGAGTTTGA
- the pepF gene encoding oligoendopeptidase F has translation MDKIRTREEVSQETTWDLRDLFGTDEEWEQELRSLPEAAAHIETFKGHLGESAEQLLACLDAREALQERIGKTASYARLKQSEDSTNPVNIENSAKAGDILSNLSSSLSFVNSEIVDLPDGTIQRYIEELPDLQPYARSLDRLIQEKAHRLSPETEKVLASLGEVLDSPYRIYLRGKLADMTFDDALDGDDNNRPLSWSFYENNYEMSSDTKLRRSAYAAFSSKLNDYKNTFAEGYATEVKKQVVMSRLRGYDDVTDMLLSPQQVSKEMYNNVLDIIQQELAPHMRRLAALKKRELGLDKLMFCDLKAPLDPEFSPAITYEEACTLIREALAVLGPEYGDIVERAFSERWVDYADNAGKSTGAFCSSIYGSHSYILISWANNMRGAFTLAHEVGHAGHFMLAGHYQRLTNTRPSLYFIEAPSTMNEMLLADHLLKRSDNPRMRRWVILQLLNTYYHNFVTHLLEGELQRQVYALATKDEPITAKTLSQLKGNILSEFWGPDLVIDEGAKLTWMRQPHYYMGLYPYTYAAGLTASTAAAQLIREEGQPAVDRWLDALKAGGSLDPQELMKLAGVDMSGPEPIRAAVAYVGSLVDELERLYS, from the coding sequence ATGGATAAAATACGTACACGCGAGGAAGTAAGCCAGGAGACCACTTGGGATCTGCGAGATTTGTTTGGGACGGACGAAGAGTGGGAGCAGGAGCTTAGATCATTGCCTGAAGCTGCTGCCCATATTGAAACATTCAAAGGACATCTGGGCGAAAGCGCTGAGCAGCTGCTGGCATGTCTGGATGCCCGTGAAGCACTTCAGGAACGGATTGGAAAAACAGCTTCATATGCCCGACTGAAACAGTCGGAGGACAGCACCAATCCCGTGAATATTGAGAATTCAGCCAAGGCGGGAGACATTTTATCGAATTTGTCATCGTCCTTATCTTTTGTAAATTCAGAGATCGTGGATCTTCCGGACGGAACGATTCAACGTTATATTGAAGAACTTCCCGATTTGCAGCCGTATGCTCGCAGTCTGGATCGTTTAATTCAGGAAAAAGCACATCGTCTCTCCCCCGAAACGGAGAAGGTACTCGCTTCCCTTGGGGAAGTGCTGGACTCGCCATACCGGATCTATCTGCGCGGCAAACTGGCAGACATGACGTTTGACGATGCACTTGACGGCGATGACAATAATCGTCCGCTGTCCTGGTCATTTTATGAGAACAATTATGAAATGTCTTCGGATACAAAGCTGCGCCGCTCTGCTTATGCCGCGTTCAGCTCCAAGCTGAACGATTACAAAAATACGTTCGCTGAAGGTTACGCCACTGAAGTAAAGAAACAGGTCGTGATGTCCAGGCTGCGTGGATATGATGATGTTACAGATATGCTGCTCAGCCCGCAGCAGGTAAGCAAAGAGATGTACAACAATGTTCTGGATATCATCCAGCAGGAACTCGCACCTCACATGCGCAGATTGGCAGCTCTCAAGAAACGTGAGCTGGGTCTGGACAAGCTGATGTTCTGTGATCTGAAAGCACCACTGGACCCTGAATTCAGTCCTGCCATTACATATGAGGAAGCCTGCACGCTCATTCGTGAAGCTCTTGCCGTGCTGGGACCGGAATATGGCGACATTGTGGAACGTGCATTTAGTGAGCGCTGGGTGGATTACGCTGATAATGCGGGCAAATCGACTGGAGCTTTTTGTTCGTCCATATATGGCTCTCATTCCTATATCCTGATCTCATGGGCAAACAATATGCGCGGAGCATTTACACTTGCCCATGAAGTGGGACATGCCGGACATTTCATGCTTGCCGGGCATTACCAACGCCTTACGAATACACGCCCGTCCCTTTATTTCATAGAGGCGCCTTCAACAATGAACGAAATGCTGCTGGCAGATCATTTGTTGAAACGTTCTGATAATCCGAGAATGCGTCGTTGGGTCATTTTGCAATTGCTCAATACGTACTACCATAACTTTGTTACACATCTGCTTGAGGGTGAACTGCAGCGTCAGGTGTACGCACTCGCAACCAAGGATGAACCGATCACAGCGAAGACGTTAAGTCAGCTGAAAGGCAATATCCTCTCCGAGTTCTGGGGGCCTGACCTGGTGATCGACGAAGGGGCGAAACTGACCTGGATGAGACAGCCTCATTATTATATGGGATTGTATCCATATACCTATGCAGCAGGTCTGACGGCATCTACCGCTGCTGCACAGCTGATTCGGGAAGAAGGGCAGCCTGCCGTAGATCGCTGGCTTGATGCTTTGAAAGCGGGAGGAAGTCTTGATCCGCAAGAACTCATGAAACTTGCAGGCGTGGACATGTCTGGACCTGAGCCAATTCGTGCTGCTGTAGCCTATGTTGGCAGCCTGGTCGATGAACTTGAACGTCTGTATTCGTAA
- a CDS encoding (Fe-S)-binding protein produces MKVSLFITCLSDAIYPRVGEAMVRLLAAHGVRLDFPPVQTCCGQPSYNSGYWDETRVAAKTILEAFDDSDFVVCPSGSCTYMIHHYPELFVDEPVWLEKAKRLEAKAYEFTQFLVQVLGITDVGAHFPHKVTYHPSCHGSRLLGVKDEPMALLSAVKGLEFVPLPYGEDCCGFGGTFAIKMPDISGAMVTEKVDHIKETEAEVLVGLDMACLMNIAGNLRYRNEPVRVMHLAELLYEGVQTG; encoded by the coding sequence ATGAAAGTCTCCTTATTCATTACCTGCCTCAGCGATGCCATATATCCCCGTGTGGGGGAGGCGATGGTGAGATTGCTCGCCGCTCATGGCGTTCGGTTGGATTTCCCGCCCGTCCAGACCTGCTGCGGTCAGCCCTCCTACAACAGCGGGTATTGGGATGAGACACGGGTAGCCGCCAAAACGATTCTGGAAGCCTTTGATGACAGTGATTTTGTCGTTTGTCCCTCAGGCTCCTGTACATACATGATTCATCATTATCCCGAGCTGTTTGTCGATGAACCTGTATGGCTGGAGAAGGCCAAACGCTTGGAAGCCAAAGCCTATGAATTCACTCAGTTTCTCGTTCAGGTGCTTGGCATCACGGATGTGGGTGCCCATTTTCCGCATAAGGTTACATACCACCCCTCCTGTCATGGCAGCCGTTTGTTAGGCGTAAAGGATGAGCCTATGGCATTACTGTCCGCTGTGAAAGGTCTGGAGTTTGTTCCCCTTCCTTATGGAGAGGACTGCTGCGGCTTTGGTGGTACCTTTGCTATTAAAATGCCGGATATATCAGGTGCCATGGTCACAGAAAAAGTAGATCACATCAAAGAGACGGAAGCCGAAGTATTGGTAGGACTGGATATGGCCTGTCTGATGAATATCGCAGGTAATCTGCGGTATCGGAATGAACCAGTACGTGTGATGCATTTGGCCGAACTGCTGTACGAGGGGGTGCAAACAGGATGA